One genomic segment of Ricinus communis isolate WT05 ecotype wild-type chromosome 5, ASM1957865v1, whole genome shotgun sequence includes these proteins:
- the LOC107261245 gene encoding uncharacterized protein LOC107261245, with protein sequence MKMKFFFPSITLFLFLSVTNTINARKDVGEYWPRGLMKDQSLPEATASSKTNCHTTNNSELKKVKSFVKDFKQPDISIYHNDAILEEKKLKSFVKDFKEPDVSIYHNDVILEEKKLKSFVKDFKEPDISIYHNDAILEEKKSFLKDFEPRPNISVYDDDVSLKEKKPFADDFEPRPNVSVYNISSNANGRELRGEHWSGVMKDEPMPLPEAMQGLTRAAPALSTSNQKLIDCDAPKKSEQMPHVDFKQEKLLDKKSSSTDFKPTPDVTIYHNDATLGTKKFSSSKSFLKDSDATIYHNDVGFKIENPLSMEFEPIPDVTIVHNDVGLKANNPLDVRPFTKEFEPIPDVTIVHNDVGLKASNSLDVRPFIKEFEPIPDATIIHNDIGLKADNPSNIRPFIKEFEPIPDATIFDNDVGLKPNYPLNVRPFTKESEPIPDATIIHNDVGLKAYEREKMWESTGPRDVMKDQPLPETTACSRTNCHPTEDFELKNSVKYFKKTDGRIYHDNIKSGKNKLFFEDFEPKPNISVYDNNTTLKEEKTFTKDYEPRPHISVYDNDVGLKEEKPFADDFEPRPDILIYSD encoded by the exons atgaaaatgaaattctTCTTCCCTTCCATCACTTTATTCTTGTTTCTTTCG GTTACTAACACCATCAATGCAAGAAAAGATGTGGGAGAGTACTGGCCTAGAGGTTTAATGAAGGACCAGTCATTGCCAGAAGCTACTGCAAGCTCAAAAACCAATTGTCACACGACTAACAATTCTGAGCTAAAGAAAGTGAAGAGTTTTGTTAAAGATTTTAAGCAACCTGACATATCGATTTATCATAATGATGCTATCCtcgaagaaaaaaaattgaagagtTTTGTTAAAGATTTTAAGGAACCTGACGTATCGATTTATCATAATGATGTTATCCtcgaagaaaaaaaattaaagagtttCGTTAAAGATTTTAAGGAACCTGATATATCGATTTATCATAATGATGCTATTCtcgaagaaaaaaaatctttcCTTAAGGACTTCGAACCGAGGCCTAATATTTCAgtttatgatgatgatgttagtctcaaagaaaagaaaccatTTGCTGATGATTTCGAACCAAGACCAAATGTTTCGGTTTATAAT ATTTCAAGCAATGCTAATGGGAGAGAACTTAGAGGTGAACATTGGAGTGGAGTCATGAAAGATGAGCCCATGCCATTGCCAGAAGCCATGCAAGGACTTACTCGAGCTGCTCCAGCCTTATCTACCTCCAACCAGAAATTAATCGATTGTGATGCACCTAAGAAATCTGAGCAAATGCCTCATGTTGACTTCAAACAGGAGAAGCTATTGGATAAGAAATCCTCTTCTACGGATTTCAAGCCAACGCCAGACGTTACAATTTATCACAATGATGCTACTCTCGGAACAAAGAAGTTTTCGTCTTCAAAGTCGTTTTTAAAGGATTCTGATGCGACAATTTACCACAATGATGTTGGTTTCAAAATAGAGAATCCATTATCTATGGAGTTTGAGCCGATACCGGATGTTACAATTGTTCATAATGATGTTGGCCTCAAAGCAAACAATCCATTGGATGTCAGACCCTTCACTAAGGAGTTTGAGCCTATACCGGATGTTACAATTGTTCATAATGATGTCGGCCTCAAAGCAAGCAATTCACTGGATGTACGACCCTTCATTAAGGAGTTTGAACCGATACCGGATGCAACAATTATTCATAACGATATTGGACTCAAAGCAGACAATCCATCAAACATCAGACCCTTTATTAAAGAGTTTGAACCGATACCGGATGCAACAATTTTTGATAATGATGTTGGCCTCAAACCAAACTATCCATTGAATGTGAGACCTTTTACTAAAGAGTCTGAGCCAATACCAGATGCAACAATTATTCATAACGATGTTGGCCTTAAAGCCTACGAA CGAGAAAAGATGTGGGAGAGTACTGGCCCTAGAGATGTAATGAAAGATCAGCCATTGCCGGAAACCACTGCATGCTCAAGAACCAATTGTCACCCGACTGAAGATTTTGAGTTAAAGAATTCTgttaagtattttaaaaaaactgaTGGACGGATTTATCATGACAATATAAAATCaggtaaaaataaattattctttgaAGATTTTGAGCCAAAACCTAATATATCAGTTTACGATAATAATACCActcttaaagaagaaaaaactttCACGAAGGATTATGAACCGAGACCTCATATCTCAGTTTATGATAACGATGTTGGTCTTAAAGAAGAGAAACCATTCGCTGATGATTTTGAACCAAGAccagatattttaatttatagcgattaa
- the LOC8279513 gene encoding linoleate 13S-lipoxygenase 3-1, chloroplastic gives MRQVSMARTMKAPPASCMTEEYSLNPFSKSRFLFSSLFLQQQKHLSYFTSSFSSANLNKKWRRELRKEVKADHHVDYNNKLIEDVTKMHFKLKMTALVSVRNTMFHWMECFSNPGQKHKGTVVLQLVSKDIDPGMKPKLSSETTLKWSDQSFKIEDEMTIYKVEFMVDPNFGVPGAITVISKHLKEFYLESVTVEDVIHFSCDSWVQSSQNDHAGKRIFFANKAYLPCQTPLGLKELREMDLKQLRGNGRGIRKLCDRIYDYDTYKDLGNPDKGMEYNRPILGGEMLPYPRRCRTGRPPSSTDDTKESPANESMPMYVPRDEAYEDCKREDISVGKLKAVAKNLVPGLRNGSIESDYIKEFSEINHLYKKRSSVGEKSKKECSKTLSLPCMLSKISESFSQIYKFDPPKAIPVWGETPCLRDDEFGRLTLRGMNPLSIERLKVFPPVSKLDPSINGSHESALKEEHIIGHLNGISIQQALEEHKLFILDYHDIYLPHLKRINALDDRKAHATRTVFFLTPAGTLNPIAIELTTIPSKDSNSPIRQVLTPPVDASTYWLWQLAKAHVCSNDAGAHQLIHHWLRAHACMEPFIIAANRQLSAMHPIYKLLKPHMRYTLAINAQAREVLTNANGIVESCFAPEKYCMEITSSAYKDWWRFDMEGLPADLIRRGLAIPDPKQPHGLRLLIEDYPFANDGLLIWSAIQDLVKTFVNYYYPEPSLVQFDTELQSWYKESINVGHADVSNANWWPRLSTPEDLISILSTIIWIASAQHAAVNFGQYDYGGYVPVRPPKMRRLVPMEGDVEYANFLADPQGYFLSSLPSLSQTTYFMSVLDILSTHSVDEEYIGARKDLLKWSGENEIIEAFYRFSMEIMKIEKEIEKRNVDPKLKNRCGAGIAPYELLLPSSHPGVTGRGVPNSISM, from the exons atgCGCCAAGTATCGATGGCAAGAACTATGAAAGCACCTCCAGCTTCATGCATGACGGAAGAATATTCTTTAAACCCCTTTTCAAAATCTCGGTTTCTTTTTAGTAGCCTATTTCTTCAACAACAAAAACACCTTTCTTATTTTACCTCATCATTTTCCTCGGCCAACTTGAATAAGAAATGGCGAAGAGAACTGCGGAAAGAGGTGAAAGCAGATCATCATGtagattataataataagttaatagAAGACGTAACGAAAATGCATTTCAAGCTCAAGATGACAGCTCTAGTCAGTGTCAGGAACACTATGTTTCATTGGATGGAATGTTTCAGTAACCCTGGCCAGAAGCACAAGGGTACTGTTGTTTTGCAACTTGTTAGCAAAGACATTGATCCAG GGATGAAACCAAAGCTAAGCAGCGAAACTACATTAAAATGGTCTGATCAGAGCTTTAAAATTGAGGATGAGATGACCATTTACAAAGTCGAATTTATGGTGGACCCTAACTTCGGAGTACCAGGAGCGATCACAGTGATTAGCAAACATCTAAAGGAGTTCTATTTGGAAAGCGTCACTGTTGAAGATGTCATTCATTTTTCCTGCGATTCTTGGGTCCAATCATCACAAAATGATCATGCAGGAAAAAGGATCTTTTTTGCTAATAAG GCCTATTTACCTTGTCAAACGCCGCTAGGACTGAAAGAGCTTAGAGAAATGGATCTTAAGCAATTGAGGGGCAACGGAAGGGGAATTAGAAAATTGTGCGACAGAATATATGACTATGATACGTATAAAGACTTGGGAAATCCTGACAAAGGGATGGAATATAATAGGCCAATTTTAGGAGGTGAAATGCTTCCATATCCAAGGCGTTGTCGAACTGGACGTCCTCCAAGTTCTACAG ATGACACTAAGGAGTCTCCAGCAAATGAATCCATGCCGATGTATGTGCCGAGAGACGAAGCATATGAAGATTGCAAAAGAGAAGATATATCTGTTGGGAAGTTGAAAGCGGTGGCTAAAAATCTAGTTCCTGGTCTAAGAAATGGCTCTATTGAAAGCGATTATATCAAGGAATTCTCTGAAATTAATCATCTCTATAAAAAGAGGAGTAGTGTTGGAGAAAAGTCAAAGAAAGAATGTTCCAAAACCTTGTCTCTACCATGTATGCTTAGCAAGATTTCGGAGTCCTTCTCACAGATTTACAAATTTGATCCTCCTAAAGCTATCCCCG TTTGGGGGGAAACACCTTGTCTAAGAGATGATGAATTTGGTCGATTAACACTAAGAGGCATGAACCCTTTAAGCATTGAAAGGCTTAAG GTGTTTCCACCGGTGAGCAAGCTGGATCCGTCCATCAATGGATCACATGAGTCGGCACTCAAAGAAGAACACATCATAGGGCATCTTAATGGAATATCCATACAGCAG GCACTCGAAGAACACAAATTGTTCATACTAGACTATCATGACATTTATCTTCCACATCTGAAACGGATAAATGCTCTTGATGATCGAAAAGCTCATGCAACTCGTACAGTATTCTTCTTAACTCCAGCAGGAACATTAAACCCCATTGCTATTGAGCTCACTACTATTCCATCTAAGGATTCAAACTCGCCAATAAGGCAAGTTCTCACCCCTCCTGTGGATGCCTCCACCTATTGGCTATGGCAACTAGCCAAAGCCCATGTTTGCTCCAATGATGCTGGTGCTCATCAATTAATTCATCACTG GTTGCGCGCCCATGCTTGCATGGAGCCGTTTATTATAGCAGCAAACAGGCAACTAAGCGCAATGCATCCAATTTACAAGCTCCTCAAGCCTCACATGAGATACACATTGGCTATAAATGCACAGGCTCGTGAAGTTTTAACCAATGCCAATGGAATCGTGGAGTCGTGTTTCGCTCCTGAAAAGTACTGCATGGAGATTACTTCATCTGCCTATAAAGATTGGTGGCGTTTTGACATGGAGGGACTCCCCGCTGATCTTATCAGAAGAGGATTGGCAATTCCTGACCCGAAACAGCCTCATGGGCTAAGATTACTCATTGAAGACTATCCTTTTGCAAATGATGGGCTTCTTATATGGTCTGCAATTCAAGATTTGGTTAAGACATTTGTTAACTACTACTATCCTGAACCAAGTCTAGTCCAATTTGACACTGAGCTTCAGTCCTGGTATAAGGAGTCCATCAATGTAGGGCATGCCGATGTTTCAAATGCTAATTGGTGGCCAAGACTCTCAACTCCAGAGGATCTTATCTCTATACTTAGTACGATCATCTGGATTGCATCAGCACAACATGCAGCAGTCAATTTCGGGCAATATGACTATGGTGGGTACGTCCCAGTTAGGCCACCCAAAATGCGAAGATTAGTGCCAATGGAAGGTGATGTGGAGTATGCAAATTTCCTTGCAGACCCGCAAGGATATTTCTTATCATCATTGCCAAGTTTGAGTCAGACTACTTATTTCATGTCTGTTCTTGATATACTTTCGACTCATTCAGTGGATGAGGAGTACATAGGTGCCAGAAAAGACCTTTTAAAATGGTCAGGAGAAAACGAAATCATTGAGGCATTTTACAGATTCTCAATGGAAATAATGAAGATAGAGAAAGAGATTGAGAAGAGAAATGTTGACCCAAAACTTAAGAATCGTTGTGGTGCTGGAATTGCGCCTTATGAACTGCTATTACCAAGCTCACATCCAGGTGTTACTGGTAGAGGGGTGCCTAATAGCATATCAATGTAA
- the LOC8279511 gene encoding lipoxygenase 3, chloroplastic: MVQPLVYEKKKKRKRKEASYKKSSKKRLPKIAMARTIELPPASCIMEDHSLNPLSKSRYVPINYFLQQQKHLSSFTSSFSLSNLNNKWQRQLRKEVKADHHVDYNNKSMEDVLEMPFKLKMTALVSVRNTMFHWVECFSNLGQKHKGTVVLQLVSNDIDPGMKPKLSSETTLKWSDQSFKIEDEMTIYKVEFMVDPNFGVPGAITVISKHLKEFYLESVTVEDVIHFSCNSWIQSSQNDHAEKRIFFANKAYLPCQTPLGLKELREMDLKQLRGNGKGIRKLCDRIYDYDTYKDLGNPDKGMEYNRPILGGEMLPYPRRCRTGRPPSSTDDTKESPANESMPMYVPRDEALKDGRRIEVSVGKLKAAVRNLIPVLRNGFVKSDCIKEFSEINGLYKKRGGIGEKSKTECSKTFPLPCIPNNISESLSQIHKFNRPKGISWNVLYLRDDEFGRLTLRGMNPLSIERLKVFPPVSKLDPAICGSHESALKEEHIIGHLNGMSVQQALEENRLFILDYHDIYLPYLERINALDNRKAHATRTIFYLTPLGTLKPIAIEVATVPSTDSSFPVKQVLTSPVDATTYWLWQLAKAHVCSNDSGAHQLIHHWLRVHACTEPLIIAANRQLSVMHPIYKLLKPHMRYTLAINAQAREVLTNANGIVESYFAPEKYCMEITSSAYKDWWRFDMEGLPADLIRRGLAIPDAKQPHGLRLLIEDYPFANDGLLIWSAIQDLVKTYVNYYYPEASLVQFDTELQSWYKESINAGHADVSNANWWPRLSTPDDLISILSTIIWIASAQHAALNFGQYDYGGYVPIRPPNMRRLVPMRGDVEYAKFLSDPQGYFLSSLPNLTKITSFMSILDLLSMHSVDEEYIGARNDLLTWSGDTVITEAFYRFSMEIMKIEKEIEKRNVDPKLRNRCGAGIAPYELLLPSSHPGVTGRGVPNSISM, translated from the exons ATGGTGCAACCTTTGGtgtatgaaaaaaaaaaaaagagaaaaagaaaagaagcctCCTATAAAAAGAGCAGTAAAAAGAGACTACCCAAAATTGCGATGGCAAGAACTATAGAACTACCTCCAGCTTCATGCATAATGGAAGATCATTCTTTGAACCCCTTATCAAAATCTCGATATGTTCCTATTAACTATTTTCTTCAACAACAAAAAcacctttcttcttttacctCATCATTTTCCTTGTCCAACTTGAATAATAAATGGCAAAGACAATTGCGGAAAGAGGTGAAAGCAGATCATCATGtagattataataataagtCGATGGAAGACGTATTGGAAATGCCTTTCAAGCTCAAGATGACAGCTCTAGTCAGTGTCAGGAACACTATGTTTCATTGGGTGGAATGTTTCAGTAACCTTGGCCAGAAGCACAAGGGTACTGTTGTTTTGCAACTTGTTAGCAACGACATTGATCCAG GGATGAAACCAAAGCTAAGCAGCGAAACTACATTAAAATGGTCTGATCAGAGCTTTAAAATTGAGGATGAGATGACCATTTACAAAGTCGAATTTATGGTGGACCCTAACTTCGGAGTACCAGGAGCGATCACAGTGATTAGCAAACATCTAAAGGAGTTCTATTTGGAAAGCGTCACTGTTGAAGATGTCATTCATTTTTCCTGCAATTCTTGGATCCAATCGTCGCAAAATGATCATGCTGAAAAGCGTATCTTTTTTGCTAACAAG GCCTATTTACCTTGTCAAACGCCGCTAGGACTGAAAGAGCTTAGAGAAATGGATCTTAAGCAATTGAGGGGCAACGGAAAGGGAATTAGAAAATTGTGCGATAGAATTTATGACTATGATACGTATAAAGACTTGGGAAATCCTGACAAAGGGATGGAATATAATAGGCCAATTTTAGGAGGTGAAATGCTTCCATATCCAAGGCGTTGTCGAACTGGACGTCCTCCAAGTTCTACAG ATGACACTAAGGAGTCTCCAGCAAATGAATCCATGCCGATGTATGTGCCGAGAGACGAAGCACTTAAAGATGGCAGAAGAATAGAAGTCTCTGTCGGAAAATTGAAAGCAGCCGTCCGGAATTTAATTCCTGTTCTAAGAAATGGCTTTGTTAAAAGTGATTGTATTAAGGAATTTTCTGAAATTAATGGTCTCTATAAGAAGCGAGGAGGCATTGGAGAAAAGTCAAAAACAGAATGTTCGAAAACCTTTCCTCTGCCATGTATTCCTAATAATATTTCAGAGTCCTTATCACAAATTCACAAATTTAATCGTCCTAAAGGCATCTCCT GGAATGTATTATATTTAAGAGACGATGAATTTGGTCGATTAACACTAAGAGGCATGAACCCTTTAAGTATTGAAAGGCTTAAG GTATTTCCGCCGGTGAGCAAGCTGGATCCTGCCATATGCGGTTCACATGAATCAGCACTCAAGGAAGAACACATCATAGGGCATCTTAATGGCATGTCCGTACAGCAG GCACTTGAAGAAAACAGATTGTTCATACTAGACTATCATGACATCTATCTTCCATATCTGGAACGGATAAATGCTCTTGATAACCGAAAAGCCCATGCCACTCGTACAATATTCTACTTGACCCCATTAGGAACATTAAAACCCATTGCTATTGAGGTCGCTACTGTTCCATCTACGGATTCAAGCTTTCCAGTTAAGCAAGTTCTCACCTCTCCTGTGGATGCCACCACCTATTGGTTATGGCAATTAGCCAAAGCCCATGTTTGCTCGAATGATTCTGGTGCTCATCAACTGATCCATCACTG GTTGCGCGTCCATGCTTGCACGGAACCGTTAATCATAGCAGCAAACAGGCAATTAAGCGTAATGCATCCAATTTACAAGCTCCTCAAGCCTCACATGAGATACACATTGGCTATAAATGCACAGGCTCGTGAAGTTTTAACCAATGCCAATGGAATCGTGGAGTCGTATTTCGCTCCTGAAAAGTACTGCATGGAGATTACTTCATCTGCCTATAAAGATTGGTGGCGTTTTGACATGGAGGGACTCCCCGCTGATCTTATCAGAAGAGGATTGGCAATTCCTGACGCGAAACAGCCTCATGGGCTAAGATTACTCATTGAAGACTATCCTTTTGCAAACGATGGGCTTCTTATATGGTCTGCAATTCAAGATTTGGTTAAGACATATGTTAACTACTACTATCCTGAAGCAAGTCTAGTCCAATTTGACACTGAGCTTCAGTCCTGGTATAAGGAGTCCATCAATGCAGGGCATGCCGATGTTTCAAATGCTAATTGGTGGCCAAGACTCTCAACTCCAGACGATCTTATCTCTATACTTAGTACGATCATCTGGATTGCATCAGCACAACATGCAGCACTCAATTTTGGGCAATATGACTATGGTGGGTACGTCCCAATTAGGCCACCAAACATGCGAAGATTAGTGCCAATGCGAGGTGATGTGGAGTATGCAAAGTTTCTTTCAGACCCGCAAGGATATTTCTTATCATCATTGCCAAATTTGACTAAAATTACTTCTTTCATGTCTATTCTTGATTTACTTTCGATGCATTCAGTGGACGAGGAGTACATAGGTGCTAGAAACGACCTTTTGACATGGTCAGGAGATACTGTAATTACTGAGGCATTTTACAGATTCTCAATGGAAATAATGAAGATAGAGAAAGAGattgagaaaagaaatgttGACCCAAAACTTAGGAATCGTTGTGGAGCTGGAATTGCACCTTATGAACTGCTATTACCAAGCTCACATCCTGGTGTTACTGGTAGAGGGGTGCCTAATAGCATATCAATGTAA